A stretch of Fulvia fulva chromosome 4, complete sequence DNA encodes these proteins:
- a CDS encoding Short-chain dehydrogenase/reductase gives MGNTFSQLFPPKPDLTEKNLGDLAGKVYIVTGSNTGVGKELSRLLYSKNATVYIAARSQEKALSAISSIKTTSPDSKGKLTFLHLDLSDLSTVKTAAETFLSQESKLHVLFNNAAVAMPPAGSKSAQGHELQLATNCLGPYMFTRLLTPLLASTAKTEAPNSVRVIWVSSSAAEVMSHNPGGVPLDRLDDLTGKVPVWRLYGISKAGDYLYAHEYARRYGSDGILSVSLNPGNLDSDLGRHVPKAINWVFKKCLLHPPVKGAYTELYAGLSGDIKMASLEGGKWIIPWGRFGTIRKDLVKASMAESEGGSGVAGKFWEWSEQRVAEFV, from the coding sequence ATGGGCAACACATTCAGCCAACTGTTCCCTCCCAAACCAGACCTGACAGAGAAAAACCTCGGCGACCTCGCAGGCAAAGTCTACATCGTCACCGGCTCCAACACAGGCGTCGGCAAAGAACTCTCACGACTCCTGTACTCCAAAAACGCCACCGTCTACATCGCCGCTCGCTCACAAGAAAAAGCCCTCTCCGCAATCTCCTCCATCAAGACCACCTCCCCCGATTCCAAGGGCAAACTAACCTTCCTCCACCTCGACCTCTCAGACCTGTCCACCGTCAAAACCGCCGCGGAGACCTTCCTATCCCAAGAATCAAAACTCCACGTCCTCTTCAACAATGCCGCAGTCGCCATGCCCCCAGCGGGTAGCAAATCCGCCCAAGGCCACGAACTACAATTAGCAACCAACTGTCTAGGCCCCTACATGTTCACACGCCTCCTCACGCCCCTCCTCGCCTCCACCGCAAAAACCGAAGCCCCCAACTCCGTCCGCGTCATCTGGGTCTCCTCCTCCGCAGCCGAAGTCATGTCTCACAACCCCGGCGGCGTCCCCCTCGACCGCCTCGACGACCTCACCGGCAAAGTCCCCGTCTGGCGCCTCTACGGCATCAGCAAAGCCGGCGACTACCTCTACGCCCACGAATACGCCCGCCGCTACGGCTCCGACGGAATCCTCTCCGTCTCCCTAAACCCCGGAAACCTCGACTCCGACCTCGGCCGCCATGTGCCGAAAGCGATTAATTGGGTTTTCAAGAAGTGTCTCCTGCATCCGCCGGTGAAGGGGGCGTATACGGAGCTTTATGCGGGGCTGTCGGGGGATATTAAGATGGCGAGTTTGGAGGGCGGGAAGTGGATTATTCCGTGGGGGCGGTTTGGGACGATCAGGAAAGATTTGGTCAAGGCGAGTATGGCGGAGAGTGAAGGGGGGAGTGGGGTGGCGGGAAAGTTTTGGGAGTGGAGTGAGCAGAGGGTCGCGGAGTTTGTGTAG